From the Synechococcus sp. KORDI-49 genome, the window AACAAACGTGCTCACCGCAGGCCAGCTCGTCAGCTTCGTAGATCTTGTCGGGATCGGTGATGCCCATCTCAGCGAGACGCGCCAGGTTGCCCTCCTTGGTCAGGTCAGCCCATTCGGAGGTCTGAGCCACAGCAGGGTCGTACACCAGCTGACCCTGGAAGTGACCGCCGAGAGCCCGCATGGCAGCAGCGGAGATCACACCTTCAGGAGCGGCGCCGATGCCCATCAGGCAATGGGTGCCAGTGCCGGCGAAACCACAGGCGATAGCGGCCTGAACGTCTCCGTCGGAGATGGGCTGGATGCGGGCTCCGGTGGCCCGGATTTCAGCGATCAGGTCCTTGTGACGGGCACGATCCATCACCACGATCGTCAGTTCATCAACAGCGAGGCCGAGACATTCGCTGAGGATCTTGATGTTTTCAGTGGCCGACTTACGGATGTCCACCTTGCCCTTGGCCGCCGGAGGCGCGGCCAGCTTCTTCATGTAGAAGTCGGGAGCATTGAACAGACCGCCGCGGTCGGAAGCAGCCAGAACCGCCATGGATCCGCGCTGATTGAACGCGCAGAGGTTGGTGCCTTCGCAGGGATCGACAGCGAAGTCAACGCCAGGACCGGTGCCGCTGCCGACTTCCTCACCGATGTAGAGCATGGGAGCTTCATCACGCTCGCCCTCACCGATGACGATGCGGCCCTGCATCTGAATTTGTCCCATGCGCTTGCGCATGGCTTCCACGGCAGCGGCATCGGCCTCGTTCTTCAGGCCTTTGCCGGAGAGCTTGGCGGAGGCGATGGCAGCCTGTTCGACAACCTCGAGAATTTCCTGAATGAGGGTCTGATCCACGGGACTCCAGATGTGGGGTGAAGGGGTTAGCAAGTCCATCGGGGCGGGCAGTTTGCCCTTGCCGCAGTGGATCTCGGCGTCTGAGCGCGGCTCACTGTATCAGTGGCTTCCGTTGTCCCTAAAATCACCCCGCACTTCCGCGGTTCCCGCCATGAGCACCAAGCCCCTGGTGATCTCGCCCTCCATTCTCTCGGCCGACTTCTCCCGTCTCGGAGAGGAGGTCAAGGCCGTTGACGAGGCAGGCGCAGACTGGATCCACGTTGATGTGATGGATGGCCGCTTCGTTCCCAACATCACCATCGGCCCCCTGATCGTGAGCGCCCTGCGCCCGGTGACGCAGAAGCCGCTGGATGTGCACCTGATGATCGTTGAGCCTGAGAAGTACGTCCCTGATTTCGCCAAGGCCGGCGCAGACATCATCTCGGTGCAGGTGGAAGCCTGCCCTCACCTGCATCGCAACCTGGCCCAGATCAAGGACCTCGGCAAGAAAGCCGGTGCTGTGCTGAACCCCAGCACTCCCCTGGACACCCTGGAGTACTGCCTCGAGCTCTGCGATCTGGTGCTGATCATGAGCGTGAACCCCGGCTTCGGTGGTCAGAGCTTCATCGAGAACCAGGTGCAGAAGATCCGTGATCTCCGCCGCATGTGCGACGAGCGGGGCCTGGATCCCTGGATCGAGGTGGACGGCGGCATCAAGGCCGGCAACGCCTGGAAGGTGATCGAGGCCGGAGCCAATGCGATCGTCTCCGGATCCGGTGTATTCAACCAGCCCGACTACGCCGAGGCGATCAAAGGAATCCGCAGCAGCAGCAGCAAGGAAGCGGTTCTGGTCTGAACCAGGCGGTGTCGCTTCGTCATCGATGCCCCGGCCATGGCCGGGGCTTTTTCATGGGCCTCCGTTCAGAGAAGAGCCAGCAGAGCGATCAGCATCACCACCGCCAAACCGATCAGCACTCCCGTCACAGCGGGGCGCACATCCACCGGTCGGTAGGCCGGAGCACAACGGCGGCAGCCACGGCGACTGGCCTGACTCACGGCGCTTGGGTGCTGTTTGCTCTCAGCCTAGAAACCAGCCGTAGCTGTGCAATCCGATCCCGAGCAGGTTCACGCCGATGTAACAGACGCCGATCACGACAAGGCCGGCCACCGCCACCAGTGCCGGACGGCGCCCCTGCCAACCCCGGCTGAATCGGGTGTGGAGATAGGCCGCATAGACCAGCCAGCAGATCAGGGCCCAGGTCTCCTTGGGATCCCAGCTCCAGTAACTGCCCCAGGCTTCATTCGCCCAGACGGCACCGCTGATGATGCCCACCGTGAGCATCAGGAACCCGACGGTGATGGTGCGGTAGCTGAGGCTGTCGAGCTGCTCACTGGTGGAGAGCTGAACCGACTGCAGCTGCAGAACACCGACATCAGAGGCGGCAACGGACTGACGGAATCCACCACTGCCGATGGAACTGCTGCGCAGCTCCAGGTCGTCCCCTCGATCAGTGAACAGCACCGCCAGGGACAGCAGCGACCCCACCAGCAGAGCCGCGTAACTGACCATGATCACGCTCACGTGCATCACCAGCCAGCTGGAGCGCAGGGCCGGAACAAGGGGAGCTGCCTCCTGCAGCTGATCCGGCAACGCGAAGCTGGCGAAGGCGATGCAGCCGAGCCCCATCGGTGTTGCCGCGGCGGCCACGAGCGGAGACGGCCAGCTGCGTTCCACCAGAAGCTGCGTGAGCGTGCAGGCCCAGGCCAGAAAGCACAGGGATTCGTAGAGGTTGCTGATGGGGAAATGACCCGACTGCCACCAGCGCAGAACCAGCTGGGTTGTGAGCAGAAGGTTCGCAACCGCCACCAGGAGCCTGACCTGCGACTGCAGGGATCGACCGGAGACCGCCCAGAACGCCAGAGGAAGAGCCAGCAGCAGCAGCGAGAAAGCGATGAATCCCAGCAGGGTCACCACGTCAGTCGGAGGGGTCGGCAACGGTGTCGTGCGATCAACCAGAGATCAATTCTGACGGCTCACCTCAACGACTGGCCTGGCGAAGCAACGCTCCGCCGCAGCCCAGGGAGATCAGCACCGGTAACCAGGCGGCTGTCACAGCCGGAAGCGTGCCCTTCACGCCCAGGGAGCTGAAGCTGAAACTGAGCACGTAATAGCCGAGAATCAACAGCACGCTGATGCCGAAGCCCTGGCTGCGGCTGGTGCGTGACCCTGGCCTGGAGCCGAGACTGCTGCCGATCAGAGCGAACACCAGGCAGGAGACCGGGAAGGTGAACTTCTCCTGGATACGAACGGCAAGCCGGCGAGCTTCCTTGGCGTTGCCTGCCTCCACGTACAGCTGCCTGGCCTTGATCGCCTCCCCGATGGTCATGTTGTTGGCATCCCGCGGAAGACGGGCCACCTTCAGAGGCCCGGCACTGAGGGGATAGAGGTAGCGATCGAAATCCACACGGGTGGTGCTGCCGTTGGTGTTGAGCGTGAGGATCTGACCGTCGAGAAACTCCCATTTCGCCTCCTGTTCCCGCCAGAGAGCCTTTTCGGCAACGAGCATCTGGCGGAAACCGACCCGGGAGAAATCCAGCACGGTCACATCGAGCATCTCCCCCTTCTCGAATCGGCGGGCATAGAACAGCTGATTGAGCCCTCGTCCGCGTTGTTCATCGTCCCTGCCCTGCAACCGCCCGAAACGTGAATAGATGATGTCCTTGCCCTTCTCCGTGGCCAGGGAGCGGCCGAGAGCACGCTGCAGAGTGGATTCAGCGCTTCGGTTCGCCTGCGGAACGATCACATCGTTGAACACCAGGGTGAGCCCGGTGAGCAGGATCGCCAGAACCAGGGCCGGTGCCACCAGTCGCACCGTGCTGACTCCAACGCTGCGCAGCGCCGTGAGCTCACTGTTGGCCGAGAGCCGGCTGTAGGCCAGAAGTGTCGCCATCAACGTGGCCATCGGGAAGGAGATGACCAGAAAACTGGGGAGTTTGAGAGCCATCACCTGCACGGCCACCGTCACCGGCAATCCCGATTCGACGATGCGCCGCACCAGATCGAACATCACACCGACGGAGAGGGAAACGACGGTGAAGGCCGCGATGGCGAACAGCAGCGGCCCCGTGAGTTCACCGAACAGCCAGCGATCAAGAAGCGGTACTTTGCGCGGCAGCGGGGGAAGGCTGATCAAAGCTGGAATCCCTCCCCGAGGTAATGACGACGGACCAGGGGATCGGAGGCCACCGTTTCGGAAAGTCCCGACGCCAGAATCGATCCATCGTTGAGGATGTAAGCGCGATCGGTGATGGCGAGGATCTCCCGAACGTTGTGATCGGTGATCAGGATTCCCATGCCGAGGCTGCGCAGAGACTGAATCAGCAGCTGAAGATCGGCGACAGCAAGCGGGTCGACCCCGGCGAACGGTTCATCCAGCAGCAGATAACGGGGACCATCGCGGCCGACCGCCAGAGCCCTGGCCACCTCGCAACGGCGGCGTTCACCTCCGGACAGCTGAAACCCGCGGCGATCCATGAAGAGAGTGAGATGGAACTGATCGATCAGCTGATCGCGGCGGTCCCGACGCTCCTGATTGCTCAGATCGGTCTGGGCAAGAGCGATCTCCAGATTCTCCCGGACGCTCAGCTGTCGGAAGACGCTGGGTTCCTGCGGCAGATAACCGATGCCCAGCCGGGCGCGCTGAGGCATGGAGAGTCCGGCAACGGCCAGGCCGTCGAGATTCACCGCTCCACGGTCGGGCCTCAGCAGCCCGACCACGAGATTGAAGGTGGTCGTCTTTCCCGCACCGTTGGGACCCAGCAGCCCCACCACTTCGCCCGGAGAGAGATCGAGGCTCACGTCACGAACAAGCTGACGACCGCCCAGGCTGATGGAGACAGTCTCCAGCGTCAGGCTCATGGAACCATCGGAGTCGGACTGCTGGACTTCGTCTCGAGGGACCACTGGCTGAACACCTGCCCACCATCGGTTGGCAGGGCAAGAGCACGCTCTTCGTCGAGCAGGTAGGTCACCTGTCCGGCCCTCAGAAGATTGCCATCCTTCTGAACCACGTCGACATCCCCGCTGAGCACGATGCGCTCCTCCTTGGTGAAGTACTGGGCCTGCCGGCTGGTGGCGACGACACCGCGGTTGGCATGAACCAGCCGCACGTTGCCGGAGGCGGTGATCACGCCGGTGACATTGTCCGCCGACTGCTGATCGGATTCGATGGTGATCAGCCCCTCCCCCTGCGGATCAGCGGCTTGGAGCGGAACAGCTCCGAACAGAAGTGATGACAGCAGGATCAGAAGGGGTGACCAGCCGGTGGACCTGAACATCTCGGAAGGCGCTTTCGCAGCCTGAAGCTGCTGGATGTTGCGTGGACACTACAGCCTGCTCATGGGCTGTTCCGAAGCACGGGGACAGTGCACGACTCGGGATCGCCGTCCAGCTGCAGCAGCTCGAGACGCCCCTGGATCACAGCGCAGAGGCCGTCGAGATCGAGACCGAGATCGGGTGTTCCCGGCCGGCGAAGCCTTCCGAGCGCTTCGCCGAACAGGATGGTGGCCCCACGACGGTTGCCCCTCTGCAGATGCAGCTGGGCCACCGCTACCTGCAGGATGCCCTGGAGGCTGCGTCGTTCGGGCTCGCCGGTTTCATGCCAGAGCTCCTCGAACACGTCATGGGCGTCGTACCACTGCTGACTGTTGAAGAGCTCGATCGCCTGCTGAAAGCGGGGATCCGCCTCGGGCATCAGCGCTTGGCCATCTTCTTGGCCGGCAGCTTGCGGAGACGGATGGATTCCTGGGTGACTTCCAGCATCTCGCCGGGTCCGATGTACTCAAGCGCACGCTCGAGGGTCATCTGGATGGGTGCCTGGAGGGTATCGAGTTCATCGGCACCAGCCGAGCGCATGTTGGTGAGCTGCTTCGTCTTGCAGACGTTGATCTCCAGATCCTGGGGCCGGTTGTATTCGCCGATGATCATCCCCTTGTAGACCTTGGTGCCGGGCGAGATGAAGAACTGACCGCGGTCCTCGGCGTTCTTGAGGGCATAGAACGTGGCGGTGCCTTCCTCGAAGGCGATCAGAACACCGTTGCGTCGGGTATCGAAATCCCCAACCATCGGCCGGTACTCGAAGAAGGAATGGCTCATGATTCCCTCGCCGCGGGTGGCACGGATGAATTCACCGCGGAAGCCGATCAGACCACGGGAGGGAACGATGAACTCCAGCTGGGTACGGCCGTCCTGACCGGTCTCCATGTTCTGCATCTCACCCTTCCGGGTGCCCAGCTTCTCGATGCAACCGCCGACCGCCTCTTCGGGCACATCCATCACCAGCGTCTCAACAGGCTCACAGGGGGTGCCATCGATGGTGCGGTAGATCACCTGCGGCTGCGACACCTGGAATTCATATCCCTCACGCCGCATCGTCTCGAT encodes:
- the glpX gene encoding class II fructose-bisphosphatase, encoding MDQTLIQEILEVVEQAAIASAKLSGKGLKNEADAAAVEAMRKRMGQIQMQGRIVIGEGERDEAPMLYIGEEVGSGTGPGVDFAVDPCEGTNLCAFNQRGSMAVLAASDRGGLFNAPDFYMKKLAAPPAAKGKVDIRKSATENIKILSECLGLAVDELTIVVMDRARHKDLIAEIRATGARIQPISDGDVQAAIACGFAGTGTHCLMGIGAAPEGVISAAAMRALGGHFQGQLVYDPAVAQTSEWADLTKEGNLARLAEMGITDPDKIYEADELACGEHVCFAGSGITDGLLFHGVKFERDCTRTSSLVISNLDNTCRFTNTVHIKDGAQSIALS
- the rpe gene encoding ribulose-phosphate 3-epimerase; the encoded protein is MSTKPLVISPSILSADFSRLGEEVKAVDEAGADWIHVDVMDGRFVPNITIGPLIVSALRPVTQKPLDVHLMIVEPEKYVPDFAKAGADIISVQVEACPHLHRNLAQIKDLGKKAGAVLNPSTPLDTLEYCLELCDLVLIMSVNPGFGGQSFIENQVQKIRDLRRMCDERGLDPWIEVDGGIKAGNAWKVIEAGANAIVSGSGVFNQPDYAEAIKGIRSSSSKEAVLV
- the ccsB gene encoding c-type cytochrome biogenesis protein CcsB; amino-acid sequence: MPTPPTDVVTLLGFIAFSLLLLALPLAFWAVSGRSLQSQVRLLVAVANLLLTTQLVLRWWQSGHFPISNLYESLCFLAWACTLTQLLVERSWPSPLVAAAATPMGLGCIAFASFALPDQLQEAAPLVPALRSSWLVMHVSVIMVSYAALLVGSLLSLAVLFTDRGDDLELRSSSIGSGGFRQSVAASDVGVLQLQSVQLSTSEQLDSLSYRTITVGFLMLTVGIISGAVWANEAWGSYWSWDPKETWALICWLVYAAYLHTRFSRGWQGRRPALVAVAGLVVIGVCYIGVNLLGIGLHSYGWFLG
- a CDS encoding LptF/LptG family permease, whose amino-acid sequence is MISLPPLPRKVPLLDRWLFGELTGPLLFAIAAFTVVSLSVGVMFDLVRRIVESGLPVTVAVQVMALKLPSFLVISFPMATLMATLLAYSRLSANSELTALRSVGVSTVRLVAPALVLAILLTGLTLVFNDVIVPQANRSAESTLQRALGRSLATEKGKDIIYSRFGRLQGRDDEQRGRGLNQLFYARRFEKGEMLDVTVLDFSRVGFRQMLVAEKALWREQEAKWEFLDGQILTLNTNGSTTRVDFDRYLYPLSAGPLKVARLPRDANNMTIGEAIKARQLYVEAGNAKEARRLAVRIQEKFTFPVSCLVFALIGSSLGSRPGSRTSRSQGFGISVLLILGYYVLSFSFSSLGVKGTLPAVTAAWLPVLISLGCGGALLRQASR
- the lptB gene encoding LPS export ABC transporter ATP-binding protein — encoded protein: MSLTLETVSISLGGRQLVRDVSLDLSPGEVVGLLGPNGAGKTTTFNLVVGLLRPDRGAVNLDGLAVAGLSMPQRARLGIGYLPQEPSVFRQLSVRENLEIALAQTDLSNQERRDRRDQLIDQFHLTLFMDRRGFQLSGGERRRCEVARALAVGRDGPRYLLLDEPFAGVDPLAVADLQLLIQSLRSLGMGILITDHNVREILAITDRAYILNDGSILASGLSETVASDPLVRRHYLGEGFQL
- a CDS encoding LptA/OstA family protein codes for the protein MFRSTGWSPLLILLSSLLFGAVPLQAADPQGEGLITIESDQQSADNVTGVITASGNVRLVHANRGVVATSRQAQYFTKEERIVLSGDVDVVQKDGNLLRAGQVTYLLDEERALALPTDGGQVFSQWSLETKSSSPTPMVP
- a CDS encoding DUF309 domain-containing protein, whose translation is MPEADPRFQQAIELFNSQQWYDAHDVFEELWHETGEPERRSLQGILQVAVAQLHLQRGNRRGATILFGEALGRLRRPGTPDLGLDLDGLCAVIQGRLELLQLDGDPESCTVPVLRNSP